The following proteins come from a genomic window of Zonotrichia leucophrys gambelii isolate GWCS_2022_RI chromosome 4, RI_Zleu_2.0, whole genome shotgun sequence:
- the LOC135447074 gene encoding ADP-ribosyl cyclase/cyclic ADP-ribose hydrolase 1-like, protein MPLQQGSARARQRTVLLAGIAVLLAALVLAVVLASLLTHGRHEVSPQMLKWKDRGTTKNLQEVIVGRCYNYITAQHPELGDKDCLKIWESLKDAFIYKNPCNITPEDYQPLMELASHPIPCNKSLFWSKTNDLVHRYTKSNQNFLTLEDTLLGYMADRVSWCGDPSAPGINYESCPKRNECESNPGSVFWKMASKMFAEAACGVVQVMLNGSVEAGAFRSSSIFGSIEIFNLDPDKVTEVHIWLMQNIGGPQSESCSGQSIQRLINILEERNFKIICEDNYRPVQLLQCVHNPDHTDCRLCTNSSAIP, encoded by the exons ATGCCGCTGCAGCAGGGCTCGGCCCGGGCCCGGCAGCGCACCGTGCTCCTGGCGGGCATCGCCGTGCTGCTGGCCGCCCTGGTCCTCGCCGTGGTGCTGGCCTCTCTGCTGACCCACGGCAGGCACGAGGTCAGTCCCCAAATGCTGAAGTGGAAGGACAGGGGGACCACGAAGAACTTGCAAGAAGTTATTGTGGGAAGATGCTACAACTACATCACGGCGCAGCACCCGGAGCTGGG AGATAAGGATTGTCTAAAAATATGGGAATCATTAAAAGATGCCTTCATTTACAAGAACCCCTGTAATATCACACCAGAAGATTACCAGCCTTTGATGGAGCTGGCAAGTCACCCTATACCCTGCAACAAG TCACTGTTTTGGAGCAAGACAAACGACCTCGTTCATCGTTATACAAAATCCAATCAGAATTTCCTCACCTTGGAGGACACCTTGCTGGGTTATATGGCTGACAGAGTTTCATGGTGTGGAGACCCCTCTGCCCCAG GAATCAACTATGAATCTTGTCCAAAACGAAATGAATGTGAGAGCaaccctggctctgtgttctggAAAATGGCCTCCAAGATG TTTGCAGAAGCAGCTTGTGGTGTGGTTCAAGTGATGCTCAATGGATCAGTGGAAGCTGGAGctttcaggagcagcag CATCTTTGGAAGTATTGAGATCTTTAACCTGGATCCAGATAAAGTCACTGAAGTGCACATTTGGCTCATGCAGAACATTGGTGGCCCTCAAAG TGAATCCTGCTCAGGTCAGTCCATTCAGAGGTTAATAAACATTCTAGAAGAACGAAACTTTAAGATCATCTGTGAAGACAATTACAG GCCTGTTCAGCTCCTTCAGTGTGTGCACAACCCAGACCACACAGACTGCAGGCTTTGCACCAACAGCTCAGCAATTCCCTGA